AAAGTTTCTGTTACAGATGCCGACGAAAGAAATGGATGGCTGCCCATCCGTGTAACGAGTTTTAATCAAGATATCAAGATCAAATTTCTACCACTGGACAAAAGACGACTTGATGAAAGAAAAGCGAAAACAATATTTCTATCTGTCTTCCAAAAACGCAGCTTTTGATCACCAGAATTCTTTCCGTAAATTTTCTATCTTTGGCTTCCTAAAGGCTAACTTAACATATCAGACGAAAAGGGTACAGTTTGCGAAACATTTCAGAGCAGGGGATTTGTTTATGGTGAGAGTAGGGTTGTGGTGTtgcttattttctttttgtttccgCTAAACTAGCTATGTTTATGATAACCTAGTTTTCATGTGTACGCAAGCTGGTGGTCTTGTTGAGTAAATAGAAGGTTTTAGCGATGTGGTGTTCactcttttatttcttttgtatcgTTGGAAATCGTATGTTGGTTTGCAACGTTTGTCGATCTTAGGTCGTCGTACGACTTTGATGTCGTCTTATAGAACGTCGCACAATTTTGATACCGTGGCGTGGACTGTCGCACAATTTTAATGCCGAAGGATTTTCAAGCTAAGGCAGTTTTCCTTCGTAACAAGACAACAGAATTTCGTACGATACATCTCTAGCCCATTTTGCGATCGTACACCGGACGCACGACGTATATGCTACCGGGACATACTGGCCTTCTTTTTAAGGGAAACAAGACTTTCTTGGTTGTTTTCATTTAGCATAGAGATCCTCATAAATACTTagtactctctaagcagaggttaccTCTTGAAACCTTCTTCTTGACGTCCTTTGGATCTTTTTAGTCTTATTTTTCTTTACGTTTGGCTGGTGGACATAACATAAAGACTAGGGCGAAAAAAAGCCCTCCAAAATGGCATAAAAAGCGTCAAAACTACCAGGAGCTGGACAATGGCTTAGAGAGAAATTTTGTCTTGTCCTCAAGTTCAATTTGGCTGGCGGAAAAAGAGAAGTTCTGACAAAATTCTGACATAATATGGCCtaataaaaacgcctaaaagtCGTCCAAAACAAGTCAGGACACAATCCCTGTTTGATGAAAACAGAGATAAAAGAGAATGGCATTGATGTGTATTTTCGAAATGTCATACCCAGTAGGAGAGCTGAACCCAGGAAACGTACATATTATTGAAACAACGTCACCCTCAAAAGATGCGCGGAGCTCCAGAAGTCTCAATCCTCAACTCAAGGCTCCGTATTATTGTAACCTAAAGATCTGGAACCGtacactagtctccaagcagacccaacggtgccttagagatagtatcaaagctggccagggacttagtacggcacccgtttgactcccttagccggctatctccctttggccggctatattcctttgccagctttaatatattatctctaaggcaccgatggctgcttggagactaccgtACACAAAGTACACTGACCTAACATGGAGCCAATAAACTCCTCCAACTGTCTTCATGTTTACCGTCTTTTGTCTGAGGGAGAAATCTAACACTCTACGCATGTAAAGATACACTCCGACAACAAAACCTCGCGACCCGGGAGACACTACTGTGTAAATGCATGACAATTGGCAACATCTGAGCTCTGTGAAGAACCCTTTCTTGGTGACAGACGAATTTGGCGTTagcgtagtctccaagcagaccctacggtgccttaaaaaaagtatcaaagctgtcaagggacttagtatagcggcaccaggtgcccgtttgactccctttggacggctatctccctttggtcggctatactcctttgccagttttgatactatctttttaGGCACcttagggtctgcttggagactagcgtCAGGGTAGTCTTATTTAGGAGACGCTAGTGGGTCAACTGATTGGAACATGCGATAAAAACGTAAGATTAAACGACGGACGTGCGTTCGATCTTCTTCGAGTTACTATACGGGTGTTGTCCGTTTGACAACTTGTGAACGAAGACCGCCAAGGAGACGGCAAACTATACTGTGTATAAAAGAAGACAACTAGTCCAGGACGAATTCCTTCTTCTAGATTGTAACAAAAGAATGCCTCTAATTTTTCCTATGAGAAAATGGAACGGCTGCTACCATTGATGTGAATGTAGAAAGCGTGCAACGATAAACTATGACTATTTGTCTTATTTTGGACAAGAATGTGGAAGAGGAAAATAAAGTGTAGACAGATTGTGGAAGATAatagaaaaaggaaagaaaatagtAGATGAAAAATTTGACGACTTCTGATAGCATTCTTACCAGAAATAATCAGCGAAAAAGTTAAAACGCGTACTACCTTTACTATATGCTTGCTGCATTGCTTGTTAAAAAGACTTAGTTTGGGCTTTTTTAAATGGTAGACTTTCCTCTACAAATAcattagcctggttaccaaaccccagcccgatctcaagtatctatcgtgcagggaaagatatatcttgaggttggggtatggaatccaggctacaaATACAGAGAATAGTTTACATTATCTAACAGACTCTTGCTAACGGGCCTAAGTCCTATTTCCGGCATATAATAAAACTATTTCACGTGCCCccgatttttttcaaaactacaACGACATTTTTTCATCATGAAACGTTGAAAATAAACCCgcaaatttcttgttttagttTCTTAAGAATGTGATTTGTTTTTCACTTCATTCAAGATGCTTTTTGTGGTTTAAATCTGGGGAAAGATATTCGGACACCGAACCGCAGCGCATTTTCACGCATCACGGCACAAAATAAACTATCTATATAACGACGCACGTGGACTAAATGAACTAAAACCAAGGAGCATTTAAAAAGTTACTACACTAAACTCATTATAAAGCCAATCTCACTTACCGGTGCTATGGAAGGGGATGTTGTTCCCGTTGAAAACTTGAGTCATCCACGCCAGCCTTCCGACGGGAACAGACGGGGGGAGGGCTCTCCCAACCCCGCCGGGAAGCTCGTACACAGTCCGGTGATCGTGCGAATCCTGATACAACGGTCCGTGAGGGATTCCATGGATCCAGTGGCTGTGATTCTTCGTCGCGGTGAAGTTTTCCACTCTAGATCTGTTATCACCGGGAGTTGAGCCGAGAATGTTCTCGATGGAGAAGGGCAGAGATGACCGAGACCCCTGGCCTAAGTCCTCGGGAGCAGGCGCGATGTCGTCCGCCCGTGCTTGCTCCATTCTTCCGCTTGTGTCCCGAATGTCCGTACTTGTATCCAACAACCTGTCGATACTATCTATGAACCTACTCTGTCTCCTTTTTCTCCTAATCTAGATTTTGACTTCTACACACGTTTCAAAACTTACAGCAAACTTTATCTGACTTCAAAACTGAGACGTCCTTTCCCTAGAAGAACACGGATCGCTCTGAAGACAAGATAAAGGTTTCCGCGACGATCACGTGTTGTAATTTACTCTACACCTTGCACAGTTTACAGAAAGTGAAGCATATGGTATGTGGAGGAGTGTCGCACGCCGCTTTTAACGACCGTAACTTCCCTATTAGCACCTTGTTGCCAGACACATTTCGTTTTCGGACGGGTCCACTTCACATCGgcaggggtgtgtgtgtgtgtgtctactaGATTCTACGAGCAGagtttaggctccggcttttttaatatctttttaGGCgctttgtctatttttttttcttcttatttttcAGGGGGTTTTGTCCACCAATTGATATGACAGAATAGAAAGCCGGGTAAAAACGTATAAAGTTAGAAGGGAAAAAACAGCTgcaacctaacctctgcttgtttGACGATGGAGAGTAGGGTGTTTCTTCATGAAAGTACAGTATAGTTTACGAACCGGAGGTCTATCtcgtttgttttctttcttatggTCTATAACTCGCATCTATAGGTTGCTGATGAAAAGAGTAGAAATTGGCCGCTTGTAAAATAGTTCGAGGTGGACCCAGGCCGCAAACTGCAATCTCAGACCCGGTGTTTAGAAAAGCAAATGGGTTAGCCTCCTTGGATAAAGACTTTACCATTATTTCATCACGCGACCCTGGTAACAATGAGTAACTAACTTAAACGTTCTTTCGAGTAGAAAGTAAAGCTGGCATTGAAGtcctgtagtctctaccagactccggatcgctggaaaatcNNNNNNNNNNNNNNNNNNNNNNNNNNNNNNNNNNNNNNNNNNNNNNNNNNNNNNNNNNNNNNNNNNNNNNNNNNNNNNNNNNNNNNNNNNNNNNNNNNNNttgttccatttctacgattttcagcgatccggagtctggtagagactagaagtcctgtgtttgaggagagcaacATCTCGAGCAcggtaaaagaacccaccacacacgTACACTTACCGAAAAGAGTAGGAgtccttcccggtgtaagtggatcaaaccttacagtctaaTATCTTTAATACGCAGCGTGTACTTACTGTAAAAAACTTGTCACTGTGATAAACGCTGGTTTACCGGTTACTATAAGCTAACAGAACATGAAGCAACGTTGTAAAGTGGAACCGCATGTTTGTAAAAGGAACTAGACATTTTTGTTACTTTACTAGGGATTGCTACAACCCAGTATTTAGAGAAGCCGGGGTATGTTTACATATCTTACCCCCTTTGGGGTTTTGTCAAAACCCATAGCTTACAGGTTAACGTtagtcttttctttcttttttccccCCTTTTCCAGCATTTCAATATCCGTGCACATAAAAAATCGCCAAGGAAACGGCAAACTATACTGTGTGTGAAAGGAAATAAACTAGTCCAGGATAAATTTAGCTAGGATAAATTCCTTCTTCTAGATTGCAACAAAAGAATGCTTATAAGTATCCCTAAAAAATCACAGAGCTGCTTGAGCTAAACGACATCTGCTCCAAAAAGTTGATGAAAAAGCGATTACTGGCCTGTTCCCATATTGAAGACTAAGCGCGAAGTTTACTCCCACACTAAAGACCATTTTGCAACAAGAGTTCTCACGAATTTTTCAATGGAAGAGCTGATTAGACCGGCTTACCGTGTCAGCATGTACCAGACCTCGGGAGGAAAGGTGCTAAAATGTTTAGCAATTAGAAATTAGGTGTTAACTTGCTCATGTGAAATCACATGGTCAccgaagggggaggggggctaaacTGAAGAATACGGAAATctacagaaatctttattgacacgacaaaagtgcagcgactttcgtaagatctataatacatgtaactacttacagtacaactcaACTGACATATATTGATTTCAACATATTGGGTTTAGCATGTCATTTATACTATTGGTTCTGCGGTAcaagcattcgtggatatatttgcctacttgcaCACAGTATTACGGTTATCGCCtaccagaatgtagttgaaccTATCAATCGAACAGAGACATTcgccaggccttcctacaggggtgcggggatcgtagaattcggcaaaaaaatttGGGAATTGGCCAGGGGaatcagtccacgcttaggtttaTGTTTTCTCTTCGGAGCGCGACCGATAAACTTCTCTTGTAGCAAAACTACCCTGGcgaattattctccctatactagccagcgtagtcagtctgtagtctctaccagactccggatcgctggaaaaatcgtagaaatggaacaaatcagaggagtaagccggccagaggagtataaccggcgagctgttccctggtcggttatattcctctctatttgttccatttctacgattttccagcgatccggagtctggtagagactagtcagtctagtagagactaaaaaaaacaccttgtaTTCGTAGTACAGTTTCTTTTTAAAGCATTGATACAATCTGTTCTTTGATGacttttaatgaatgaatgaataaagataGGCCTTAGATAGAACCTTTAGAGTTAACTCTAACACCACGATCGCACATATAGTTTTAGTATCTAGGACAAAACAAGGTGCGTGgatattttctccatttaaAATGCGTAGAAATAGAAGATTTGAAGACAAAACAGTAAATAGTTGACGATGAATATTAAATGAAGAATGATCGTCAGGAACAATTGTACGGAATTGCACCATCTGATTGTGTTACAGAAACAGATCACAGGAGAAAGGGAAAAATTGCAGGGAATTCGTAAGGCAAGGCTTTTCTACAGAGAAACATATACACAGTCACCACTTTCAACCACGCAGCCTctataacattttgtttgtttgtattacatacTAGGCAATCTGCCTTATGCTTTATGGCGtactgtaaatgcggaaactttcgcggtggattaatgttcgcggtttttgcggtggccacttcatctcgaacttaaaaccaccgcgaacatttttccatggcagtaagagattacagtgcatggtgctacagcgaaactaatatccaccgcgaaaagtccttttttcccgctaccgcgaaattaaatccccgcgatattaagtgcatttacagtaccacaaCAACTTCAGGTTACTGAAGACAGAAGAGCCAGGCTAGATATATACGGACCGATTTGTTTGATTCCCTCACggcgggaaggacccctacttttttttaaaagtcaacATGGCAACTTTTTTTAACAGGCTTAAATTGTGGCTAACTCTGTTTAacgtagtctgtgtaacacaaactctgctgtccagggctgtaactggcccctccccgcggtggatgtttggcgggctgctataagcgagatttaatcaggctatgttTAACGCCCTATCCTAGGTTCGTCTCTAACCGAGGCTAAAGTGCTAATTGGATGTAAAGagctaatctcgaaccagatccacggtgcgtaatgtatagtatgaAACGTTTgcctcccttagccggctatactccctggccagctttgatactatcttatggcaccgtaggatctgcttggagattagtaaagAGCCTTTTCCAAGACCTGTCCGTGTTTCGAACTCAGTACCCCCGCATTTTTAGTCAACAATCCAAACAATCCCAATTTGTGTAcatagacttataagactcattaggactttaaatgatgtaaactgtatctctgctATATACGTTGTCTGACTCTTGCCTCTTTCCTCCTGACCTGATTAAAAGCGGCCTGAAGGTCGATTTGAGATTTCTTGAATAAACAAAATTCAACCAAACGTTCAACGATCTTTCCTAGACCATCTTCTATATCCATAATCCACAGAAATGATAAACATTCCAGCAACTTTGCACACTCAGTTTTATTATACGGCAAAGGTTCCCGTATCGTTTCTTCACTGCTATTTAGTATAAAGTCAAACATGTAGTCTACGTCTCTCGCcccatctctttctctctctctctctctctctctctctctctctctctctctctctctctctctctctctctctgcgtttctctgtctatctgtctctctctcactctaCATACTAAACTGATATTAAGACTAAAACGCTAGTCCCAAATGATTATCGAGAGGAAAGATCATGCCGGTTCAACGTACGATTTTCAACGCAGAAATCTTTTTAGccaaaaacattttacaatCATTCCTCCTGATAATTGCATGCGAGATTGACGTTCCGTGTCATCATTGGTGGAACCAGTGCAAGACACattctgaaagaaaaagagaatgTGAGGAAAAACACTGTAGCTTGAAGATTGTATCAGAGACACCTAGCGGAAATGCAACAACCTGCAACTATTCAATTATTCTGGACGCACTGCAAAAACCTGCATATCACAAATGGAATAGAGGCAAAAAGTACCTGcattgatatactagtacatgattATATAAAGAAGTATTGTTCTACAAAAAGGCGCTTATAATAAAGAGATTCAAGCGCATATTGGAATGGAACACCGCGACGTTTTCCGAGGCTATCAGGCCTCCACACGTTGCAATTTGCTAcccttacatctgcttagaaATTACGCTCAAACTAGTACTATACCTCCCATTTCTTCTGTGTTGTTCTCGTCGTTTTCTTTTTACAGTGTCAGTCAGGCGTACACGCTGTCATTGAAGTAACTAGTATTCTATATGTCCGTTCTAAGTTCAATTTGATGTATATTGTACTTACAGGAGGTGAACACTAGCCCACAGTCTCACACTGAATCCCAGACGTACCTGTAACGCAATGTAAGAgtatttgaaaaaataaataagtGAAAATACAAGACCGGTACAAATATGATCCAATCCGTGTACACCTTTAGCTTACACATGCCTTAGTGTTGGAAGAAtattttagcattgtacttTTACTACTACGAACACAGATAATATTCCATATGTCAAAATACAAGATTGAAGCAATGACCACAGGTAAAAAATACGTAACTCCACACTTccttgaaatattcaaaattttttgttcatttctcGCTCTGCTTATGAATGATTCAATTCTTGAGTTCGTCTACAATAATCTCTAAGCTGTCAAAAGTACCATATGGGTTAAACACATCTTGAAGCGCCTGTTGAAAACTTTGGACTTCTTTCTCTATTATCCACCTCTGGACGTTAGGTTCGTCCCTAGAAGTTCTAGGAGAACACAATAACGTCCTTGTGTCATTACTACATCATtactatggaataagcttccgcGGGATTGCTTTCCTTTGGAGTACCATCTAAAAGTTTTCAAATAAAAAGTAAACGAACATCTGTACGGTCACAATCCTAGCTAGCATAGTACGATAAACGTATGAATGGCTCCTGTGTAGGGAAAACTACATTGTAAGTacatatgtaatatatataaagACTGTCTaataaaaagcaacaacaacaaaaaacacacacacacacaagttttatttttctcACCAGGGGGACAGTTGCAAGAGTAGTAGCTCTCGAACGGAACTTGTTCGCACATTCCACCGTTCATGCAGCTGTTGTCGTCGCAGATGCCGAAGAGGAACTCGCAGGTGTACCCGGTGAACCCAGCTGCGCAGGTGCACCACCCCTCATCCGGGCAGTCGGGCCCGCCGTCGCAAGGCATCCTGGTacaggtgccgccattttgGCAGCTGCTGTCGTCACAGGTGGTGGGGAACGGGGTGTCACATACCATGCCttacaagaaagaaaatgaacataaaTGATACCCATACACTTAGGTCAATACTTTTATGATACCATAATAAAACTCTATCATTATATTTCTAAATGATGAAGTTAATTGACAAATTAAGTGTCGCAAAGTAGCATAGAATTACTCAATTTGTAACCATAATGAACAAAATATAAGTTTGACATTGGATATACAAGTGTCCTTATATACATTTCagttaaactgtattgtatcactaAAACTCAAAGTCtaaaataatatatatttttaaatgaCATAATCCCTACGTATCTACCCTATTTTTTTAGGAATGAAACATTTTCCTAGGTCTTATGACTTATAATATTAGGCCtacttaagaaaaaaaacattttttccaaaccggggcccgatcAGGAGCTCTCgagaacaaaaagtatgatataaaagacaccaaactacacaagacgtaaagagaatagtcgtcgTGGGCGTTATCTGTGCATATTATATTCTAACGtgcacatttctatttttcctttCAACAAACTAAACATCCCGGcagggccccagtttggaaatgagaCGTTAGCCTTCGGCTACACCGGatcccggccgggatgtttgcggaaacgaaaaataaagtGTGATCatggaatatacacaaattatgctcatgactattTACTTACGTTGCCtcttatatcatatttttcgtttccgaaagctacccggtcgggccccgggttgggaatgaGATCTAAGCCTCACCGGTAAACTCTGGCGGGCACTGGCAGTAGGGGTAGGTGTTACCATCCCAGTTGTCGTACAAACAAGTACCGCCGTTCTGACAAGGGTTGTTACCGGACTGGCAGGGATCGTTGTAGTTCTCACACCTGGAACCGTCGTACCCCAGACGGCACTCGCACATGTGCCCAGCTTCCATACCGGCGTCCCAGCAGTTCGCATCGTTGAGACAGAGGCTGCTACTGCAATTTCCAGCGTCTAGAAGGCAATGGAGAGAAAAATAAAACCGTAACTAGTTCAGAGCATGAGATACCAAAACCGGTAGttgagctgcagtaccaagggaatcCGCTAGAGGACCcacaatctaatcatttccagatttcatcacaccctaccaacacaccaagtatgaaacaaattcacccagccgttcttgagttatattgTTGACACGCAGACAAACGCAGGATAAAACATAacatccatgacatttcatggaggtaacaataaaaaaattaacattaaaGATTGGAGGGCGAAGAAAGGAGACGATAAAATTCTGGCATTATGGCATATGGATTAGTGACTTCCTtaggtactgcaacagaacttccgtTTTTACACCTCGTATTGTGGAAATGCTATGGACACAGTTTTTACATGATAGATAGCTTATGTGTTCGATGCGAGATCATATATGATTAGGACCCTAGCGGCAAGCTCTGGAATTGTAGGGGCCGCgatttttgcaaatattttccGAAGAGGATAGCTGAAAATAATTTCCGAAGAGGATAGCTCTagaaagaaatagaaagaaatCCCAGTGAAACTCCATAATTAAGAAGATGATAGGAGaggcaaaagaaagaaagaaaattgctTTTATTAACGTTAGCGTTGTAGTTAGTATACGTTACTTTTGAAAATACTTTGTGACATATGGGTATCCAAAACGACAGCATATACGACGAACAGCGTTGAGGCTATTATCTACATATCTACAACTAGATGAAATTTACCTCGGAAAAACGGAAATATAGAAAAGTCTTCGCATCAAATGATTAAAATGCGATCAATTTTAGCAGAGTTCTTTATAGGACACATCAACTAAACAACAAATTATGTACGTTGCAACCTACTATTACAAATGTTCTATTACAACCTGTACAATGTTCCTTTTAAATGTCGTTGGAATGACTTTGAGtgaataatatatatgtatatatatataatttttttacgTAAAAAAAGCTTAAGGTATTGAAAACTTACTGGTTGGTGGAAGGGATGGTGGTATAGGGCCGATAGGCTCAGCCGTTGGTGGACCTGTCGGCAGAAGTAATTAAAAAAAACCGTTAGGACCTTATCATGCAATAGTGTGTTAGCACTCATATGACCATGACGTAAGCATGGTCAGCCACGCTGGTTGGTCCAACGTTGATAAGCTGTGTACTCATTGGTTAAACGTTGATtagttttgtattttgtaaccTGATGTACCCAAAGAATAGTTTAATAGCTTGTTACAGAAGAAAGATTAAAATGGCAAATTTTGCAGTGTTATTTTGTTTACCAATCAAGatgatttcaagatgaaaaaACATGCATGGGATacaggagaattcttgtacacaacgaGGGTATTCTTACagtgcttacgtttcggtgtctatcagacacctttctcagagcttctgactggatttctgcttctcgtcgctatatgtagctgatgtaggtggcgcttttgcggctagaacactatcccaaacgtggccaagtttgtatcccccctcgtcccggttcatcactggggttgaccgAACCGTAAGCACAGTAAGTataacctggttgtgtacaagaattctgatatatcctatattccaccaacctgatgaaatactgtaaattcatttaagttcgcggggatttaatttcgcggtagcgagtaAAAGGAATTTTCGCGgaggatttaaattcgcggtaacaccatagactgcagtctaatacaataatagaaaaatgttcgcggtggatttaagttcgcggtgaagtggtcatcgcgaaaaccgcaaacattaatccaccgtgaacatttctgcatttacagtaattttcagatgaaaaaaaaaacatgttggaTACCTGTGCAGGCCATAGGGGCCGGAGAAGCACTGTCACTCCCAACGCAAGTACAGGTCAGATCGCCATCCGTGATGGTGGTCCCGTCCTCGTAGTATTGTCCGTTGCGTTCGCAACCTATAGTAGCAAAATATAGTGGTTTACAATTAACAAGGCCGTCTAACATTACGGAACCGAGACGGAGGACGCTACAGGTTACCTCACTCATTTGATTTAGAACTAGAGCCGCCGTTCCGTATAAAGATAAGTTGTAGACGGAATGCTCTGGATGTTTAATCCACTATGGTAATAGATAAACAATTTCATTCCTTCTAAATTGGCTAAATATAGAGATTTAATACAAATAGTTATGACTAGAACTAAAAAGTTACATTTTGCAAGAAAACACATCGCGTTTATATCACGTTCACATGTTcgtactcaaacacattcatatatgtatggtgaccagcccctccgtttctgtcctgccacttgctacattatgtaatcaaaCATAACATAGCGTCTGTTTCACCTCTATcttgtaaccatggtgacagcagtctggtccaggtcattgaccttatttgtttgaaatgaaagaagaagaggacAAAAGAAAcgtagacagaaaaaaaactatatgtTTCCCTACTGTGGAGGTAAACATAAGAAACTTACATCCGAATCCAAAGTTGTCCCACACAAGAACCTGACCGTTTTCGTCGCACCTTGCACCGCCTCCAAGCCTCCTAGCGAACTTTGTCATGTTTGCAGTATATTACGTCGCCTACTGTCGCAGCTCAACAAATGCTCCTGTCACAGATACACAATTTGACTGACTTGTTGCAGatagagaaaaaaagaggagCAAGAAACGTAGAAAGAAAAACGATGTTTCCCATCTGGGAACTTTAAGGTAAAccttataaaaaaaactaacatCCGAATCCAAAGTTGTCCCAGACAAGGACCTGTCCGTTTTCATCGCACCTTGCCCCGCCTCCCATGCAGCCTGTTGTCTCGTATATTGTGGTCCCTGGGGGATAGAACTGTCCGCCGTATTCACATCGACGAGGCAGGAATGTTGGCGGCTGGGGTGGGAATGTTGGCCGCGGCCGCTGGGTTGGTCTCCCTGTAAGGTCTGTGCGATAGgttgtaaagtttaaacttcgttacaacacaaaacaagaaaaaaataaccatAATTTTCGGCTGGTTCCGCCTTTCCGCCATCTACGATTCGCTGCTGACGTCATCCACCGACTTCCGGAACATTAGCGAAGGTCGATGTGCTTGACCGAAAATTTAAGGTGAGTCTTTTTTTTGTCGggacaaagtttaaactttacaactatggattctaaCATCACAGATAAGCTTTCATTCGCCAGTGCGTTTGGTTTATGCTAATGATATGATGTCGTCTATTTTAAtgagatgacgtcattgttaGTCATTCTGAGACCTTGACCCCGCCATGTTGCAGTGAATAAATGCTGCTCTGTTAGTTGTATTACTGCTcttcaattacatgtagttattcAATTACATGTAGTGTCCGTTTTGGCCTAAATGGCCAGGGAGTATCGTAGAGTTCAAACAATGACAGAATACGGTTGGTTTATTCATTAGTTCAATCACTGTGTGTTGACTTGTTGGCATTAGCACAAGATAAATTTTAACAGTGCTTGTCGTGCATTGAAGAGTACTGCATACTAGCATATTGAAGTCGGGTCAGAGAATATCAAGTTAGATACAGAAAACGCACTACAAAAAGCACA
Above is a genomic segment from Branchiostoma floridae strain S238N-H82 chromosome 16, Bfl_VNyyK, whole genome shotgun sequence containing:
- the LOC118403683 gene encoding neurogenic locus notch homolog protein 1-like, whose amino-acid sequence is MAFRWAVAVLVLAVSTDVVVEGCWSIPSVQREEKGPCTLKTEEINEMLNGPDYIADLFPPDCDADGYYSAKQCDIAHGYCQCVDREGNPIGNYNGFVDDLAIGEQGTWEDSTCACAREEHDINSQPPMPGAFVPRCDSKGEYASIQCRGSMCYCVDDNLQQVGQSVYLWQQNLLNCDGRPTQRPRPTFPPQPPTFLPRRCEYGGQFYPPGTTIYETTGCMGGGARCDENGQVLVWDNFGFGCCERNGQYYEDGTTITDGDLTCTCVGSDSASPAPMACTGPPTAEPIGPIPPSLPPTNAGNCSSSLCLNDANCWDAGMEAGHMCECRLGYDGSRCENYNDPCQSGNNPCQNGGTCLYDNWDGNTYPYCQCPPEFTGMVCDTPFPTTCDDSSCQNGGTCTRMPCDGGPDCPDEGWCTCAAGFTGYTCEFLFGICDDNSCMNGGMCEQVPFESYYSCNCPPGTSGIQCETVG